One window of Sphingomonas sp. KC8 genomic DNA carries:
- a CDS encoding UDP-N-acetylmuramoyl-tripeptide--D-alanyl-D-alanine ligase, protein MTAPLWTAFDIASATDGEVFGDFAAHGVAFDSREVGPGDLFVALKGEATDGHRFVDGAFAAGAAGAIVSDAVNGPHVRVADTVAALDALGAASRARTNAKIIGVTGSVGKTGTKEALFAAFDRAAPGAAHRSLKSYNNHVGVPLSLARMPADTRYGVFEMGMSAAGELAALTRLVRPHVAVVTTIAPAHSAFFASEEAIADAKGEIFQGLEPGGTAIIPFDSPHRDRLIAAARPYAGRIWTFGRGEGADIRAREAVRGHRGTLIAATLPGAELTFSLAPPGDHWVANAMAVIAAVHAVDGDLAAAGLALADMAGLAGRGRRVTARVRDGDALVIDESYNANPASMAATIALLGEEKAGRRIVVLGDMRELGEKSPVYHAALAQPLAQANVDFALLVGPEMAALANELEGRVDFAHVPDAAAALARIDDLIEAGDAVLIKGSNAIGLARLVEHLGSGAVAAGNKPCSI, encoded by the coding sequence ATGACCGCGCCACTGTGGACCGCATTCGACATCGCATCGGCCACCGATGGCGAGGTGTTCGGGGATTTCGCCGCCCATGGCGTCGCGTTCGATTCCCGCGAAGTGGGGCCGGGCGATCTGTTCGTCGCGCTGAAGGGCGAGGCGACCGATGGGCACCGCTTCGTCGACGGGGCGTTTGCGGCGGGGGCCGCAGGCGCGATCGTCAGCGACGCCGTCAATGGCCCGCATGTGCGGGTCGCCGATACCGTCGCCGCGCTGGATGCGCTGGGGGCTGCGAGCCGCGCGCGGACCAACGCCAAGATCATCGGCGTCACCGGATCGGTGGGCAAGACGGGCACCAAGGAAGCGTTGTTCGCCGCCTTCGATCGGGCGGCGCCGGGCGCTGCGCACCGTTCGCTAAAAAGCTACAACAACCATGTCGGGGTGCCGCTCAGCCTGGCGCGGATGCCGGCCGATACCCGGTACGGCGTATTCGAAATGGGGATGAGTGCGGCGGGCGAACTGGCGGCGCTGACCCGGCTGGTCCGCCCGCACGTCGCCGTCGTCACCACGATCGCGCCGGCGCACAGCGCCTTCTTCGCCAGCGAGGAGGCGATCGCCGATGCCAAGGGGGAAATTTTCCAGGGGCTGGAGCCGGGCGGCACCGCGATCATCCCGTTCGATAGCCCGCATCGCGACCGGCTGATCGCCGCCGCCAGGCCATATGCTGGCCGTATCTGGACATTCGGGCGCGGCGAAGGCGCGGACATCCGCGCGCGCGAAGCGGTGCGCGGCCATCGCGGCACGCTGATCGCCGCCACCCTGCCGGGGGCCGAACTGACCTTTTCACTCGCCCCGCCGGGGGATCATTGGGTGGCTAATGCGATGGCGGTGATCGCCGCCGTCCACGCCGTCGACGGCGATCTGGCGGCGGCCGGGCTTGCGCTGGCCGACATGGCGGGACTCGCCGGGCGTGGCCGGCGGGTGACGGCACGGGTACGCGACGGCGATGCGCTGGTGATCGACGAAAGCTATAATGCGAACCCCGCGTCGATGGCGGCGACGATCGCGCTTTTGGGCGAGGAAAAAGCCGGTCGGCGGATCGTGGTGCTGGGCGACATGCGCGAACTGGGTGAGAAGTCACCCGTTTATCACGCCGCGCTGGCGCAGCCGCTGGCGCAGGCGAACGTCGATTTCGCCCTGCTGGTCGGCCCCGAGATGGCGGCGCTCGCGAATGAGCTTGAGGGCCGCGTGGATTTCGCGCATGTGCCCGACGCCGCGGCCGCCCTTGCGCGCATCGATGACCTCATCGAAGCCGGCGATGCGGTGCTGATTAAAGGGTCCAACGCCATCGGACTCGCCCGTCTTGTCGAGCATCTCGGCTCGGGGGCGGTGGCCGCCGGGAACAAGCCATGCTCTATCTGA
- a CDS encoding UDP-N-acetylmuramoyl-L-alanyl-D-glutamate--2,6-diaminopimelate ligase — translation MRLGALTGSDDDRTVTGFAIDHRKVAPGTVFGAFTGTRFNGEDFIPAAIAAGAVAVVARPEAAVVGAIHIADAEPRRAFARLAARFFAPFPETVVAVTGTNGKTSTVELTRQLWRLAGHHAASIGTLGVTTADDQVSTGLTTPDVATFLSNVAGLRREGVTHVAFEASSHGLSQFRTEGLPVGAAAFTNLSRDHLDYHGTMEAYLEAKLRLFTEVVDAQGAAVVWADDAASARVIEIARERGLTIIDVGTKGAAVRLVERTPTHLGQTLVLEADGARHTVKLPLIGAYQAANALTALGLVLATGGKLTMTLAALERVQPVRGRLERAVITRTGAPVYVDYAHTPDGLEAAIDALKPHAKGRLITVFGAGGDRDTGKRPQMGAVAVRLSDHVIVTDDNPRSEDPATIRRDVLAGAPGAIEIGGRREAIAAAIAAAGADDIVLIAGKGHEQGQIVGDQVLPFDDVAVARECAA, via the coding sequence ATGCGGCTCGGCGCGCTGACGGGAAGTGATGATGACCGGACGGTGACCGGGTTCGCGATCGACCATCGCAAGGTTGCGCCCGGCACGGTGTTCGGCGCGTTCACCGGCACGCGCTTCAATGGCGAGGATTTCATCCCGGCCGCCATCGCCGCCGGTGCCGTTGCCGTGGTGGCCCGGCCCGAAGCGGCGGTGGTGGGCGCGATCCACATCGCCGATGCCGAACCCCGCCGGGCGTTCGCGCGGCTGGCCGCCCGTTTTTTCGCGCCCTTCCCCGAAACCGTGGTTGCTGTCACGGGCACCAACGGCAAGACATCGACCGTGGAACTGACCCGCCAATTGTGGCGCCTGGCCGGGCACCATGCGGCGTCGATCGGCACGCTGGGCGTCACCACCGCCGATGATCAGGTGTCGACCGGGCTGACCACGCCGGACGTGGCGACTTTCCTGTCGAATGTCGCGGGGCTGCGCCGGGAGGGCGTGACCCATGTCGCGTTCGAGGCGTCGAGCCACGGCCTGTCGCAATTCCGCACCGAAGGACTGCCGGTCGGGGCGGCTGCCTTCACCAATCTCAGCCGCGATCACCTCGATTATCATGGCACGATGGAGGCTTATCTCGAAGCCAAGCTGCGGCTGTTCACCGAAGTGGTGGACGCCCAGGGCGCGGCGGTGGTGTGGGCGGACGATGCGGCGTCGGCCCGCGTGATCGAGATCGCGCGCGAACGCGGCCTGACCATCATCGACGTCGGCACGAAGGGGGCTGCCGTCCGGCTGGTGGAACGCACGCCGACGCATCTGGGGCAGACCCTGGTGCTGGAAGCCGATGGCGCGCGCCACACGGTGAAGCTGCCGTTGATTGGTGCCTATCAGGCGGCCAATGCGCTGACGGCGCTGGGGCTTGTGCTGGCGACGGGTGGAAAATTGACGATGACGCTTGCGGCGCTGGAACGCGTGCAGCCGGTGCGCGGACGGCTGGAGCGTGCGGTGATCACGCGGACGGGCGCACCCGTCTATGTCGATTACGCCCACACCCCCGATGGGCTGGAGGCCGCGATCGACGCGCTGAAGCCCCATGCCAAAGGCCGGCTGATCACGGTGTTCGGGGCTGGCGGCGATCGCGATACGGGCAAGCGCCCGCAGATGGGGGCGGTGGCGGTGCGCCTGTCCGATCATGTGATCGTGACCGACGATAATCCGCGCAGCGAGGACCCCGCCACGATCCGCCGCGATGTGCTGGCGGGTGCGCCCGGCGCGATCGAGATTGGCGGCCGGCGCGAGGCGATTGCGGCGGCGATTGCCGCGGCGGGCGCGGACGATATCGTCCTGATCGCGGGCAAGGGCCATGAACAGGGCCAGATCGTGGGCGATCAGGTGTTGCCGTTCGACGATGTGGCCGTCGCCCGCGAGTGCGCAGCATGA